The following are encoded in a window of Sminthopsis crassicaudata isolate SCR6 chromosome 3, ASM4859323v1, whole genome shotgun sequence genomic DNA:
- the PLEKHM2 gene encoding pleckstrin homology domain-containing family M member 2 isoform X2, whose translation MEPGEVKDRILENISLSVKKLQSYFAACEDETPAIRNHDKVLQRLCEHLDHALLYGLQDLSSGYWVLVVHFTRKEAIRQIEVLQQVTTNLGRSRAWLYLALNENSLESYLRLFQENLSLLHKYYVKNALVCSHDHLALFLTLVSGLEFIRFDLDLDAPYLDLAPYMPDYYKPQYLLDFEDRLPSSVHGSDSLSLNSFNSVTSTNLEWDDSAIAPSSEDYDFGDVFPAVPSVPSTDWEDGDLTDTVSCPRSTASDLTSGKASRKSPTPRYNPFNEDRAEALSSSETTPVHTSQEKGETRALDLQEASSELEVIRVTKKKKTGKKKKARSEEESSPLPPSLAQEKGTKQGSGDSFVNGPEPRAEPPSTAPTSPQEGGEGPSSTAGSSDRSELSQMGLRIPEMKDTSMESVGQPLSKVIDRLNGQLDPGGWPSHVEVTGQSFRTGSPGDTPERPPFCNFSEGIPAPMDFYRFTVESPNAVTSGGGDHDVTGSGQSIHVPGSAEAAGQEEGGREGGREEVAQTPAPVEGPQEGPPDAPSEAEPAGECPASQPEPGPPETIKREQPSPGVSSAEDSGVDEGQGSPLEMSHPSEFRVDNNHLLLLMIHVFRENEEQLFRMIRMSTGHMEGNLQLLYVLLTDCYIYLLRKGATEKPYLVEEAVSYNELDYISVGLDQQTVKLVCTNRRKQFLLDTADVTLAEFFLVSLKSAMIKGCREPPYPSVLTDATMEKLALAKFVAQESKCEAAAVTVRFYGLVHWEDPLDESPGPAPCHYSSLENAVTKEGMLHYKAGTSYLGKEHWKSCFVVLSNGILYQYPDRTDVIPLLSVNMGGEQCGGCRRSNTTERPHAFQVILTDRPSLELSADNELEMADWMQHLCQAVSKGVIPQGVAPSPCLPCCLVITDDRLFTCHEDCQTSFFRSLGTAELADVAAVSTEPGKEYCILEFSQERQQLLPPWVIYLSCTTELDRFLSALTSGWRTIYQVELPHKAIQETSNKKKFEDALSLIHSAWQRSDSLCRGRASRDPWC comes from the exons TTGCAGAGTTATTTTGCTGCCTGTGAAGACGAGACCCCGGCCATCCGAAACCATGATAAGGTCCTGCAGCGTCTCTGTGAGCATTTGGACCACGCTCTGCTTTATGG GTTGCAGGATCTCTCCTCCGGCTACTGGGTCCTGGTGGTGCACTTCACTCGAAAGGAAGCCATCCGGCAGATTGAGGTGTTACAGCAAGTGACCACCAACCTAGGGCGCA GCCGGGCCTGGCTCTACCTGGCCCTCAATGAAAACTCCTTGGAGAGCTACCTGCGGCTATTCCAGGAGAACCTGAGCCTGCTGCACAAATATTATGTCAA GAATGCTCTGGTCTGCAGCCACGACCACCTGGCGCTCTTCCTCACCCTGGTGTCCGGCCTGGAGTTCATCCGGTTTGATTTGGATCTG GATGCTCCGTACTTAGATCTGGCTCCCTATATGCCGGATTACTATAAACCTCAATACCTGTTGGACTTTGAAGACCGTCTGCCCAGCTCGGTCCATGGCTCGGACAGTCTGTCCCTCAACTCCTTCAACTCGGTCACCTCCACCAACCTGGAATGGGACGACAGCGCCATCGCCCCATCGAGTGAGG ATTATGATTTTGGAGATGTGTTTCCAGCAGTGCCGTCTGTCCCCAGCACAGACTGGGAAG ATGGAGACCTCACGGACACCGTCAGCTGTCCCCGCTCGACTGCCTCGGACCTGACCAGTGGCAAGGCCTCCAGGAAGAGCCCCACGCCACGCTACAACCCCTTCAACGAGGACCGGGCAGAGGCGCTGTCCTCCTCCGAGACCACCCCTGTGCACACCTCTCAGGAGAAGGGGGAGACCAGGGCCTTGGACCTGCAAGAGGCCAGCTCAGAGCTGGAGGTGATCAG GGTCACCAAGAAGAAGAAAACGGGCAAGAAGAAGAAGGCCAGGTCTGAAGAAGAgtccagccccctcccccccagcttgGCCCAGGAGAAAGGCACCAAGCAAGGCAGCGGCGACAGCTTCGTCAACGGCCCCGAGCCCCGAGCGGAGCCCCCGAGCACGGCCCCGACGTCGCCCCAGGAGGGGGGCGAGGGCCCGAGCAGCACGGCCGGGAGCAGTGACCGCTCGGAGCTGAGCCAGATGGGCCTGCGCATCCCCGAGATGAAGGACACATCCATGGAGAGCGTGGGCCAGCCCCTGAGCAAGGTCATCGACCGGCTCAACGGGCAGCTGGACCCCGGCGGCTGGCCCTCCCACGTCGAGGTGACGGGGCAGTCCTTTCGGACCGGCTCTCCCGGGGACACCCCGGAAAGGCCGCCATTTTGCAACTTTAGCGAGGGGATTCCGGCCCCAATGGACTTCTACCGCTTTACCGTCGAGAGTCCAAACGCTGTTACATCAGGTGGTGGCGACCATGACGTTACAGGGTCTGGCCAATCGATACATGTTCCTGGTAGCGCTGAGGCTGCTGGccaggaagaaggaggaagagaaggaggaagagaagaagtcGCACAGACACCTGCCCCTGTAGAAGGCCCCCAGGAAGGACCCCCGGACGCCCCCTCAGAAGCTGAGCCGGCCGGAGAGTGCCCTGCGTCCCAGCCGGAGCCCGGACCCCCGGAGACCATCAAGAGGGAGCAGCCCAGCCCGGGCGTGAGCAGCGCGGAGGACTCCGGAGTGGACGAGGGCCAGGGGAGCCCTCTGGAAATGAGTCACCCGTCCGAGTTCAG AGTCGACAACAACCACTTACTCCTCTTGATGATTCACGTCTTTCGGGAAAACGAAGAGCAGCTCTTCAGG ATGATCCGTATGAGCACGGGGCATATGGAAGGGAACCTCCAGCTCTTGTACGTGCTGTTGACCGACTGTTATATCTACCTGCTCCGAAAAG GGGCCACGGAGAAGCCGTACCTGGTGGAAGAGGCGGTCTCCTACAATGAGCTGGACTACATCTCG GTGGGCCTGGATCAGCAGACCGTGAAACTCGTTTGTACCAACCGAAGGAAGCAGTTTCTTCTGGACACGGCTGACGTGACCCTGGCTGA gTTTTTCTTGGTCTCTCTCAAGTCAGCGATGATCAAAGGCTGCCGGGAGCCCCCGTACCCCAGCGTCCTGACCGACGCCACCATGGAGAAGCTGGCCCTGGCCAAGTTTGTGGCCCAGGAATCGAAATGTGAG GCTGCCGCGGTCACGGTGCGGTTCTACGGGCTGGTGCACTGGGAGGACCCCCTGGACGAGAGCCCGGGCCCGGCCCCCTGCCACTACTCCTCCCTGGAGAACGCGGTCACCAAGGAAGGGATGCTGCACTACAAGGCGGGCACCTCGTACCTGGGCAAGGAGCACTGGAAGTCCTGCTTCGTGGTCCTCAG CAACGGCATCCTCTATCAGTATCCGGACCGCACTGATGTCATCCCTCTGCTCTCGGTGAACATGGG AGGGGAGCAGTGTGGCGGCTGCCGAAGGTCCAACACCACAGAGCGGCCCCACGCCTTCCAGGTGATCCTCACCGACCGGCCGTCCCTGGAGCTGAGCGCCGACAACGAACTGGAGATGGCCGACTGGATGCAGCACCTCTGCCAGGCCGTCTCTAAGGGA GTCATCCCCCAGGGCGTGGCCCCCAGCCCCTGCCTCCCCTGCTGCCTGGTGATCACCGATGACCGGCTCTTCACGTGCCACGAGGACTGTCAGACCAGCTTCTTCCGCTCGCTGGGAACCGCAGAGCTGGCCGACGTGGCGGCCGTGTCCACTGAGCCGGGCAAGGAGTACTGCATCCTG GAGTTCTCCCAGGAGCGGCAGCAGCTGCTCCCGCCCTGGGTCATCTATCTGAGCTGCACCACAGAACTGGACCGATTCCTGTCTGCGCTGACCTCGGGCTGGAGAACTATCTACCAG GTAGAACTTCCGCATAAGGCAATCCAGGAGACCTCCAACAAGAAGAAATTTGAGGATGCCCTGAGCCTCATCCACAGTGCCTGGCAGAGGAGCGATAGCCTGTGCCGAGGCCGAGCCTCTCGGGACCCCTGGTGCTGA
- the PLEKHM2 gene encoding pleckstrin homology domain-containing family M member 2 isoform X3 has protein sequence MEPGEVKDRILENISLSVKKLQSYFAACEDETPAIRNHDKVLQRLCEHLDHALLYGLQDLSSGYWVLVVHFTRKEAIRQIEVLQQVTTNLGRSRAWLYLALNENSLESYLRLFQENLSLLHKYYVKNALVCSHDHLALFLTLVSGLEFIRFDLDLDAPYLDLAPYMPDYYKPQYLLDFEDRLPSSVHGSDSLSLNSFNSVTSTNLEWDDSAIAPSSEDYDFGDVFPAVPSVPSTDWEDGDLTDTVSCPRSTASDLTSGKASRKSPTPRYNPFNEDRAEALSSSETTPVHTSQEKGETRALDLQEASSELEVIRVTKKKKTGKKKKARSEEESSPLPPSLAQEKGTKQGSGDSFVNGPEPRAEPPSTAPTSPQEGGEGPSSTAGSSDRSELSQMGLRIPEMKDTSMESVGQPLSKVIDRLNGQLDPGGWPSHVEVTGQSFRTGSPGDTPERPPFCNFSEGIPAPMDFYRFTVESPNAVTSGGGDHDVTGSGQSIHVPGSAEAAGQEEGGREGGREEVAQTPAPVEGPQEGPPDAPSEAEPAGECPASQPEPGPPETIKREQPSPGVSSAEDSGVDEGQGSPLEMSHPSEFRVDNNHLLLLMIHVFRENEEQLFRMIRMSTGHMEGNLQLLYVLLTDCYIYLLRKGATEKPYLVEEAVSYNELDYISVGLDQQTVKLVCTNRRKQFLLDTADVTLAEFFLVSLKSAMIKGCREPPYPSVLTDATMEKLALAKFVAQESKCEAAAVTVRFYGLVHWEDPLDESPGPAPCHYSSLENAVTKEGMLHYKAGTSYLGKEHWKSCFVVLSNGILYQYPDRTDVIPLLSVNMG, from the exons TTGCAGAGTTATTTTGCTGCCTGTGAAGACGAGACCCCGGCCATCCGAAACCATGATAAGGTCCTGCAGCGTCTCTGTGAGCATTTGGACCACGCTCTGCTTTATGG GTTGCAGGATCTCTCCTCCGGCTACTGGGTCCTGGTGGTGCACTTCACTCGAAAGGAAGCCATCCGGCAGATTGAGGTGTTACAGCAAGTGACCACCAACCTAGGGCGCA GCCGGGCCTGGCTCTACCTGGCCCTCAATGAAAACTCCTTGGAGAGCTACCTGCGGCTATTCCAGGAGAACCTGAGCCTGCTGCACAAATATTATGTCAA GAATGCTCTGGTCTGCAGCCACGACCACCTGGCGCTCTTCCTCACCCTGGTGTCCGGCCTGGAGTTCATCCGGTTTGATTTGGATCTG GATGCTCCGTACTTAGATCTGGCTCCCTATATGCCGGATTACTATAAACCTCAATACCTGTTGGACTTTGAAGACCGTCTGCCCAGCTCGGTCCATGGCTCGGACAGTCTGTCCCTCAACTCCTTCAACTCGGTCACCTCCACCAACCTGGAATGGGACGACAGCGCCATCGCCCCATCGAGTGAGG ATTATGATTTTGGAGATGTGTTTCCAGCAGTGCCGTCTGTCCCCAGCACAGACTGGGAAG ATGGAGACCTCACGGACACCGTCAGCTGTCCCCGCTCGACTGCCTCGGACCTGACCAGTGGCAAGGCCTCCAGGAAGAGCCCCACGCCACGCTACAACCCCTTCAACGAGGACCGGGCAGAGGCGCTGTCCTCCTCCGAGACCACCCCTGTGCACACCTCTCAGGAGAAGGGGGAGACCAGGGCCTTGGACCTGCAAGAGGCCAGCTCAGAGCTGGAGGTGATCAG GGTCACCAAGAAGAAGAAAACGGGCAAGAAGAAGAAGGCCAGGTCTGAAGAAGAgtccagccccctcccccccagcttgGCCCAGGAGAAAGGCACCAAGCAAGGCAGCGGCGACAGCTTCGTCAACGGCCCCGAGCCCCGAGCGGAGCCCCCGAGCACGGCCCCGACGTCGCCCCAGGAGGGGGGCGAGGGCCCGAGCAGCACGGCCGGGAGCAGTGACCGCTCGGAGCTGAGCCAGATGGGCCTGCGCATCCCCGAGATGAAGGACACATCCATGGAGAGCGTGGGCCAGCCCCTGAGCAAGGTCATCGACCGGCTCAACGGGCAGCTGGACCCCGGCGGCTGGCCCTCCCACGTCGAGGTGACGGGGCAGTCCTTTCGGACCGGCTCTCCCGGGGACACCCCGGAAAGGCCGCCATTTTGCAACTTTAGCGAGGGGATTCCGGCCCCAATGGACTTCTACCGCTTTACCGTCGAGAGTCCAAACGCTGTTACATCAGGTGGTGGCGACCATGACGTTACAGGGTCTGGCCAATCGATACATGTTCCTGGTAGCGCTGAGGCTGCTGGccaggaagaaggaggaagagaaggaggaagagaagaagtcGCACAGACACCTGCCCCTGTAGAAGGCCCCCAGGAAGGACCCCCGGACGCCCCCTCAGAAGCTGAGCCGGCCGGAGAGTGCCCTGCGTCCCAGCCGGAGCCCGGACCCCCGGAGACCATCAAGAGGGAGCAGCCCAGCCCGGGCGTGAGCAGCGCGGAGGACTCCGGAGTGGACGAGGGCCAGGGGAGCCCTCTGGAAATGAGTCACCCGTCCGAGTTCAG AGTCGACAACAACCACTTACTCCTCTTGATGATTCACGTCTTTCGGGAAAACGAAGAGCAGCTCTTCAGG ATGATCCGTATGAGCACGGGGCATATGGAAGGGAACCTCCAGCTCTTGTACGTGCTGTTGACCGACTGTTATATCTACCTGCTCCGAAAAG GGGCCACGGAGAAGCCGTACCTGGTGGAAGAGGCGGTCTCCTACAATGAGCTGGACTACATCTCG GTGGGCCTGGATCAGCAGACCGTGAAACTCGTTTGTACCAACCGAAGGAAGCAGTTTCTTCTGGACACGGCTGACGTGACCCTGGCTGA gTTTTTCTTGGTCTCTCTCAAGTCAGCGATGATCAAAGGCTGCCGGGAGCCCCCGTACCCCAGCGTCCTGACCGACGCCACCATGGAGAAGCTGGCCCTGGCCAAGTTTGTGGCCCAGGAATCGAAATGTGAG GCTGCCGCGGTCACGGTGCGGTTCTACGGGCTGGTGCACTGGGAGGACCCCCTGGACGAGAGCCCGGGCCCGGCCCCCTGCCACTACTCCTCCCTGGAGAACGCGGTCACCAAGGAAGGGATGCTGCACTACAAGGCGGGCACCTCGTACCTGGGCAAGGAGCACTGGAAGTCCTGCTTCGTGGTCCTCAG CAACGGCATCCTCTATCAGTATCCGGACCGCACTGATGTCATCCCTCTGCTCTCGGTGAACATGGG GTGA
- the PLEKHM2 gene encoding pleckstrin homology domain-containing family M member 2 isoform X1 — protein sequence MEPGEVKDRILENISLSVKKLQSYFAACEDETPAIRNHDKVLQRLCEHLDHALLYGLQDLSSGYWVLVVHFTRKEAIRQIEVLQQVTTNLGRSRAWLYLALNENSLESYLRLFQENLSLLHKYYVKNALVCSHDHLALFLTLVSGLEFIRFDLDLDAPYLDLAPYMPDYYKPQYLLDFEDRLPSSVHGSDSLSLNSFNSVTSTNLEWDDSAIAPSSEDGDLTDTVSCPRSTASDLTSGKASRKSPTPRYNPFNEDRAEALSSSETTPVHTSQEKGETRALDLQEASSELEVIRVTKKKKTGKKKKARSEEESSPLPPSLAQEKGTKQGSGDSFVNGPEPRAEPPSTAPTSPQEGGEGPSSTAGSSDRSELSQMGLRIPEMKDTSMESVGQPLSKVIDRLNGQLDPGGWPSHVEVTGQSFRTGSPGDTPERPPFCNFSEGIPAPMDFYRFTVESPNAVTSGGGDHDVTGSGQSIHVPGSAEAAGQEEGGREGGREEVAQTPAPVEGPQEGPPDAPSEAEPAGECPASQPEPGPPETIKREQPSPGVSSAEDSGVDEGQGSPLEMSHPSEFRVDNNHLLLLMIHVFRENEEQLFRMIRMSTGHMEGNLQLLYVLLTDCYIYLLRKGATEKPYLVEEAVSYNELDYISVGLDQQTVKLVCTNRRKQFLLDTADVTLAEFFLVSLKSAMIKGCREPPYPSVLTDATMEKLALAKFVAQESKCEAAAVTVRFYGLVHWEDPLDESPGPAPCHYSSLENAVTKEGMLHYKAGTSYLGKEHWKSCFVVLSNGILYQYPDRTDVIPLLSVNMGGEQCGGCRRSNTTERPHAFQVILTDRPSLELSADNELEMADWMQHLCQAVSKGVIPQGVAPSPCLPCCLVITDDRLFTCHEDCQTSFFRSLGTAELADVAAVSTEPGKEYCILEFSQERQQLLPPWVIYLSCTTELDRFLSALTSGWRTIYQVELPHKAIQETSNKKKFEDALSLIHSAWQRSDSLCRGRASRDPWC from the exons TTGCAGAGTTATTTTGCTGCCTGTGAAGACGAGACCCCGGCCATCCGAAACCATGATAAGGTCCTGCAGCGTCTCTGTGAGCATTTGGACCACGCTCTGCTTTATGG GTTGCAGGATCTCTCCTCCGGCTACTGGGTCCTGGTGGTGCACTTCACTCGAAAGGAAGCCATCCGGCAGATTGAGGTGTTACAGCAAGTGACCACCAACCTAGGGCGCA GCCGGGCCTGGCTCTACCTGGCCCTCAATGAAAACTCCTTGGAGAGCTACCTGCGGCTATTCCAGGAGAACCTGAGCCTGCTGCACAAATATTATGTCAA GAATGCTCTGGTCTGCAGCCACGACCACCTGGCGCTCTTCCTCACCCTGGTGTCCGGCCTGGAGTTCATCCGGTTTGATTTGGATCTG GATGCTCCGTACTTAGATCTGGCTCCCTATATGCCGGATTACTATAAACCTCAATACCTGTTGGACTTTGAAGACCGTCTGCCCAGCTCGGTCCATGGCTCGGACAGTCTGTCCCTCAACTCCTTCAACTCGGTCACCTCCACCAACCTGGAATGGGACGACAGCGCCATCGCCCCATCGAGTGAGG ATGGAGACCTCACGGACACCGTCAGCTGTCCCCGCTCGACTGCCTCGGACCTGACCAGTGGCAAGGCCTCCAGGAAGAGCCCCACGCCACGCTACAACCCCTTCAACGAGGACCGGGCAGAGGCGCTGTCCTCCTCCGAGACCACCCCTGTGCACACCTCTCAGGAGAAGGGGGAGACCAGGGCCTTGGACCTGCAAGAGGCCAGCTCAGAGCTGGAGGTGATCAG GGTCACCAAGAAGAAGAAAACGGGCAAGAAGAAGAAGGCCAGGTCTGAAGAAGAgtccagccccctcccccccagcttgGCCCAGGAGAAAGGCACCAAGCAAGGCAGCGGCGACAGCTTCGTCAACGGCCCCGAGCCCCGAGCGGAGCCCCCGAGCACGGCCCCGACGTCGCCCCAGGAGGGGGGCGAGGGCCCGAGCAGCACGGCCGGGAGCAGTGACCGCTCGGAGCTGAGCCAGATGGGCCTGCGCATCCCCGAGATGAAGGACACATCCATGGAGAGCGTGGGCCAGCCCCTGAGCAAGGTCATCGACCGGCTCAACGGGCAGCTGGACCCCGGCGGCTGGCCCTCCCACGTCGAGGTGACGGGGCAGTCCTTTCGGACCGGCTCTCCCGGGGACACCCCGGAAAGGCCGCCATTTTGCAACTTTAGCGAGGGGATTCCGGCCCCAATGGACTTCTACCGCTTTACCGTCGAGAGTCCAAACGCTGTTACATCAGGTGGTGGCGACCATGACGTTACAGGGTCTGGCCAATCGATACATGTTCCTGGTAGCGCTGAGGCTGCTGGccaggaagaaggaggaagagaaggaggaagagaagaagtcGCACAGACACCTGCCCCTGTAGAAGGCCCCCAGGAAGGACCCCCGGACGCCCCCTCAGAAGCTGAGCCGGCCGGAGAGTGCCCTGCGTCCCAGCCGGAGCCCGGACCCCCGGAGACCATCAAGAGGGAGCAGCCCAGCCCGGGCGTGAGCAGCGCGGAGGACTCCGGAGTGGACGAGGGCCAGGGGAGCCCTCTGGAAATGAGTCACCCGTCCGAGTTCAG AGTCGACAACAACCACTTACTCCTCTTGATGATTCACGTCTTTCGGGAAAACGAAGAGCAGCTCTTCAGG ATGATCCGTATGAGCACGGGGCATATGGAAGGGAACCTCCAGCTCTTGTACGTGCTGTTGACCGACTGTTATATCTACCTGCTCCGAAAAG GGGCCACGGAGAAGCCGTACCTGGTGGAAGAGGCGGTCTCCTACAATGAGCTGGACTACATCTCG GTGGGCCTGGATCAGCAGACCGTGAAACTCGTTTGTACCAACCGAAGGAAGCAGTTTCTTCTGGACACGGCTGACGTGACCCTGGCTGA gTTTTTCTTGGTCTCTCTCAAGTCAGCGATGATCAAAGGCTGCCGGGAGCCCCCGTACCCCAGCGTCCTGACCGACGCCACCATGGAGAAGCTGGCCCTGGCCAAGTTTGTGGCCCAGGAATCGAAATGTGAG GCTGCCGCGGTCACGGTGCGGTTCTACGGGCTGGTGCACTGGGAGGACCCCCTGGACGAGAGCCCGGGCCCGGCCCCCTGCCACTACTCCTCCCTGGAGAACGCGGTCACCAAGGAAGGGATGCTGCACTACAAGGCGGGCACCTCGTACCTGGGCAAGGAGCACTGGAAGTCCTGCTTCGTGGTCCTCAG CAACGGCATCCTCTATCAGTATCCGGACCGCACTGATGTCATCCCTCTGCTCTCGGTGAACATGGG AGGGGAGCAGTGTGGCGGCTGCCGAAGGTCCAACACCACAGAGCGGCCCCACGCCTTCCAGGTGATCCTCACCGACCGGCCGTCCCTGGAGCTGAGCGCCGACAACGAACTGGAGATGGCCGACTGGATGCAGCACCTCTGCCAGGCCGTCTCTAAGGGA GTCATCCCCCAGGGCGTGGCCCCCAGCCCCTGCCTCCCCTGCTGCCTGGTGATCACCGATGACCGGCTCTTCACGTGCCACGAGGACTGTCAGACCAGCTTCTTCCGCTCGCTGGGAACCGCAGAGCTGGCCGACGTGGCGGCCGTGTCCACTGAGCCGGGCAAGGAGTACTGCATCCTG GAGTTCTCCCAGGAGCGGCAGCAGCTGCTCCCGCCCTGGGTCATCTATCTGAGCTGCACCACAGAACTGGACCGATTCCTGTCTGCGCTGACCTCGGGCTGGAGAACTATCTACCAG GTAGAACTTCCGCATAAGGCAATCCAGGAGACCTCCAACAAGAAGAAATTTGAGGATGCCCTGAGCCTCATCCACAGTGCCTGGCAGAGGAGCGATAGCCTGTGCCGAGGCCGAGCCTCTCGGGACCCCTGGTGCTGA